Part of the Polyodon spathula isolate WHYD16114869_AA chromosome 18, ASM1765450v1, whole genome shotgun sequence genome, AGAACTGATTTATAGCAAGGTGTCAGTTTTGGAACTTGTTAAGATGAAGGTGCTGGTTTGTGTGATCACTTGGTTAGAATGGACACCTCTAATTAATCGATTGGTTAGAGTTTCCATTAATGTGTGTCAGCATTAATTATAGTCAAGCAGAACAACGTCTGCAGCAGCTGTTCTTGGAGatgtaattactgttttaaataatttattgctAATGAAGGAGAAACCCAGTCTCCTACAGTCAGGTCTGTTTTTAGTACATGCGCACACCGTGTTACAAGCACAATGAAGTATGCCATCCAGTCATAGATCTGGCCTTTTAGGGTGAAAAACCTGAGTGGTTTGATCTTGTTGAGAATGTATGGCAAAGTTGTGTAGTTAGTAAATGTCATGTTACTGAAGTCTTGTGGATTCTACATCTGCatcagagttgttgtttttttaagcagacaCTAGTTCCCAGCTGAGaagcagaaaacacattttacaagcGGTGTAGATTTAGAAACTTGcataacaaaccaaaaaaacaggagccatttaatacttatttttaaatgtagagcagttttatttgaatttagtaAAGTTGTACCGACCAGGgatttaatataaatgaatagAAATTccatctattttaaaataatagtcagtattgtatttattctttCTCCAGTACCTGCAAACTCTACATTTACAGTCCTGTGATCTGCTGGACATTTTTAGTGGAATCAGCTTCTTCCCTCTGGACAAGATGACATACTTGAAAATCCAATCCTTTATGAACAGGATGGAGGAGAGCTTGAACCTGGTCAAATACACAGCTTTCCTCTACAACGATCAGCTAATATGGTACGCAGAACAAAAATTAAACCGTGCAAAGCAAGGCTTAAAAATTTCTTCTCTGCATGAACAGCACTGTCACTGGACTCCCTTTTCcttgtgttgaagatcttttcgttatttgattttttttttctaatacttttatttatagaaaataaaatgttgcatctAGACCATTGAGAGAAATTCAGCTACTGCCCAGGAAGTGACTTGGCTCCAGGGGGCATCAGCAATTTTTACTTCTACAACGTCTGGAGCTTGGTGTATTTCAGGTTAAATCTGGTATTGCATCCTTGAAAAAACCAAAAGAAGCAGGGACAATTGACAGTTTTGCTCGTGTAAATAAGAAGCGGAGTCGAGTGACAGTGTTGCTCGTGTAATTAAGAAGCAGGGATGAGTGACAGTGTTGCTTGTGTAATTAAGAAGCAGGGATGAGTGACAGTGTTGCTCATGTAAGTAAGAAGCGGAGTCGAGTGACAGTGTTGCTCGTGTAAGTAAGAAGTTTTAGTACATCAGCCTGTACTTGTATTGCTGTTGAAGTTGCTCTAACTGCTATCCAGTGAGTTGGAGAGTTTTTCCCTTCCCCACTGGATAGGGATGCAGTCTACCAGTAGAGCTTGGTGAAAGGACCTCTTTTGAAATGAGTATGCATGCAAGCCTCTATAAATAGCTAGAAATAGGAATCTCACAGAAGCAGTAGGGATTAGTCCTCACAACCTGGAGTGTCACAGATACCTCAATAATCTCTGGCTGGCATAGTAAGAGTGTCAAATATGGTTACTTTGCAATCTCATTTGAGGCTACTGGCTCAGTTTACTTAATACATTAAGCGTTATCACCGTTACTgaggggtttttgtttgtttgttgaattAAGTGTTATTATTCAGAGAACATGGGTTATGAGTATTGATACACAAAGGTTAACCTTATCAATACAAGTGTAAGAAATGCAGATATAGGTGTTAGTTAAGGCACTTTCATGTCAAGGATAGGGCTGTCCGAGTAGCTTAATTAAAATCAAGCTGTTTACACTTGTATTGATCCCTTTAAAGGATAGAAACCAGTATTGACAGTGGTTTGAATGCCCATTGCAGGTGCAGCACAGTAAGACTTTGCTGTTCCTAGATACTGTGTGCAGGGCAGCCTGTCAAACCTCCTTAATGCCACTGTGAGTCATATTACCGGCTTGATCGCTTTTTCAACAGTTAATCTAAATGCGCTCTAGATAAGATCAGTGCTATATAATATTTATCACCAGAAAAATAAGAGCACAGATTATGCAGAATCACTGTAATTTAAACCTGGCAACAGTTTCTCAGATGGGTTTGATTGTTAGCAGTGTTCATGGACACGTCACCACTGTCCATTGGCGTACGGTTTCCCTTAAGACCAACTTCCCCTTTTAAAGGTAGAAATAGATGAGAGGTTGTGGCATGTTACTTTAACTATCCTATATGGTTTACTAtcagcatgtttatatatatatatatatatatatatatatatatatatatatatatatatatatatatatatatatatatatatatgtatgtagacTTTCATTAATCTGGACCCCAGTAGTCCTAATTGATGTATAATCCAGACCgaaccaaaatgaaataaatgcttCAGTATTATAGTTCTGTCATAACTTTGTAAGTCACTGTagactgtatttttttccccagaagatTTAGTATTTGATTTTTAACTAAGTGTCATTTAGtgtcaagtaatacaaaaatgactacaaaagatttagaagtgagtactttttcgagatttacgattatactgcatttacagtataatcgtaaatctcgaaaaactactcacttctaaatcttttgtagtcatttttgtattactttagtataaatacatgttaatttggattcatatgttgtttttttctgactttatgtgaacgaaaagacacatttgccagttttcccattggaaatagtgatcttttgaaatgtcactgtcctggtcacaaaagcaaagtctgtggggaataatagccattttctatacttttgaggcataagcaattaggaaataacacttactacccaggaacaaaaattgtgttacatagtgttatgtgaATCATGTTTATTTGGTTTCAGATCCATATCCTGTACCGTTTTGTATTGCTAAGAATTTTCAGGACACAAGCCATCAGACACACTCAGAAATTCAGTACAATTTTCAAAAACTGAAACATCTGACCGTTTTAAAGTTCAGTGGGGTGTTTAAACCCTGTAGATAACCAATCAATCAGCTGTtaagctgtcttttttttattaagcacaAAATAATAGTTAACACCTCACCATGGGTCAAGAAGCTTGATCTCTAAACAGCTAATcaatataaaaatgtcttttttttttcttccccccccTAAAGGAGTGGTTTGGAACAAGATGACATGAGGATCCTGTACAAATATCTGACAACATCTCTGTTTCCACGCCATTCAGAGCCTGAGGTAGGGGAGCAAACTATTGCATTCATCTATATTGATCcagttaaaaataatacaataaacagtCACCCAGGAATCACACTGAAGGGGCACTGAAGCTTCAAAGGAGAAAATCTAATTTTGAGGCTGTATAGCATCTTTCATGAACAAATGCCCAAAGACAGCAAACGTTGCCGTTGGTTTGGCAATAGTCAAGCATGTGCGCCTGGATTTAAACCACTTGAATAGTGTCAGCTTCTCTTGTTCCTCTTGGTACTTTTTGGTGTTCTTTTAGATTAAGGAAAATACCAAAAAGTTGTAACTTCGAGCACAATTTTTTGACAATGGTAATTTAAATGTTGATGTTGGAGTTTTAAAAGTAAATGGTGTTTAACTCTTCCTACCGCGATCTGTTTTTGTCAAAGTTGGCTGGAAGAGATTCCCCAATGAGACTGGAAATGGCTGGAAATCTTTTGCACTATGGGAGGTATGAGTCACTCTTAATTGCATTAATAGTTTTTGCAGATATTTTTTGGTGACTATTTGACGACTTATGAAAATGAGATATTACTGAGCATCTTCAGCATGTTAGTGTGTTTCTTTGTTTAGAAGCATGATGTTAAAATTATTGCCATTATTATATGTTGTTAAAGTTCTAGACCTTGTTACCTTGCTGCCACCTACTGGATAATTTCAGATGTGGAGTCTGCAGGATGCCGGAATAAGTTcttcttttatatactgtaggtttcTTACGGGACCCTCTAATCTAAAGGATCCTGAAGCAAAGTTTAGATTCCCCAAAATATTTGTGAACACAGAAAACACTTCTGAAGAGCTTCATTTGATTGTATATAAGGTAAGCATATGGGGGGGACTCTGTATATAGTCTTAACCGTTCTGCGCTAGTCGCTGTACAGTAACTGACAGATTACTCAAGTAGTATAGAAATGCCCCTCTGCTCAAAATAAGCAAACCAGTAAACTAATATAATATGTACTTCTATacccattgttatttatttttcatcagcTGCTGAAACAGTTAAATGAATTACTTTCTGTAAATTTACTTTGTGCTAAAGAAACAAGCTTCTAGGATTTCCCAATGCTTAGCTGTCCTCCTGTTTTGTGTAAATAGAGACAGCAGATCTTTGTAATATGTCAACAGTGTTTCTTACACATCTGTTTCAGGCAATGAGTGCGGCAGTGTGTTTTATGATCAACAGTAAGTTCtgtcatattttttaatcatCTTTTCATCACCTGTAAATTGAGATGTGCAGTAGGGAAAAAAAACTAGTTCACTGGAAAACTGCTGTTTTCTATTCAGAAGCTTGCCAGTCTGTGGGATTACTGATCCATTAACCACTGTTTAGTGGTGACTTTTGATATTCTAGTAATACCCATCAGTTACAAAGTGAGAAGGGGTTAGGCAGAGGGCAGGTTGCTGTTGCACGGAGGTGCTGATTCTGTGATCGACTGCTTGTCCTGTTCTTGTTTGCTGCAGCCTCTGTGGAGTTGACGAGAGAGTTCTGCGAGCAGCTCGACAGCCTGGTCGGACCTCAGCTCACTCTGCTAGCCTCAGACATCTGTGAGCAGTACAGCGTCAACAGGAGGATATCAGGGTGAGTGACTGCTCTGCACCAATCACCTTCATAATCTAATTGTCAGCCATAGCACTTTGCACAGGTGTTTCTCATACCAGTTATTCCAACTTGTCAAGCTGcagtgaaaataaaagcaaatcacAGGAACTGTTTGAAAAATGGAACATTTACCAAAACCTTTACATTTAGAGCATGTCTGGATCCATTTGTATTTGTGATGAGGATCACGCTTTGCAACGCTGTGATAAATAAGACCACAATGATGTGCTTTTCACTTGAGATTTTAATACTTTGCTAGCTTATGAGAATGTAACTTAACCCCCAGACCCAGaatattttagacatttttaatCTTCTACACTAAGAATAGGCTAAATAAGTAAtgttttctaatacatttttgttatggACCCAATTATCTTTCTGCATGGATTGCAAGGAGACACAGCAATATCAGTTTTGTAATTGTTCCAGGAAGTTAAATTATTAATGGCTTTGTTCCTTTGTCACTAAAACTAGAGAAGTTCAAGGCTCATCTTACTGATTAAGGCTGACCTTAAATTTTAATGTACACAGTATCTTCCATTGATAATGAACCGAAAGGCTATAGTTATGTctaaaagtttggcatcacctagaataaacaacatgtaatcaaagaatctacaaaatcatatcgcaaaagtctactggaagccataatagtacagtatgtcatgttagatttcaaaatgtcacatttttctattcagtttttcattaagtatatggaaacctACAGAACggtatgtaactcaatatgttaatataacattattcagcaggtttcatttgactttatgaagcaaaattagttcattgtatagggtgatgcaacacttttggccatagttgtacacCTGTGTGCAttagatggggaaaaaaaaataaaaactgatctGCTACCTTGAATATTGTCTGTTGACTCTGTAGACCTGTAAAACACATGTTCTTGATCCAATCATGTTTTAATCCTGATAGATATCCTGATAGATACAAGTCCTTCAATATCAAGGACGATTGTCTGGCTCCTCAGTGAATGATCAACCTGCTCCAGGGCCTGTATTAATTGCTTGATAAAAACCTATTTGCAGGCCAGAAAAGGAGCCTCAATTCAAGTTCATCTACTTTAACCACATGAACCTGGCTGAGAAGAGCACCATCCACATGCGGAAAACAGCCAGCGTCTCCCTAACCTCCGTCCATCCAGAACTGATGAAGATCCTAGGGGACATTAACAGCGATTTTTCAAGGCAactggtttttattttactttcacaatgTATTGAGTGTTGATACATCACACTGGTAGACTGATTTAATTGTTAGTGTATCTTGATACATTATAAACCatcagtatacattttaaaatgaatacacaatttaaaatattacgactataaatattacatttacacagtcattttaaatacTCAATCTGGTCAACATACATGACTTTCTTTGATTCTTGGTGAATCGTTTCAAGTCTAATGATAATGATCCCAGAATAATGTTCATGGCACCTGTAGATATTAATTATTGATTGAATTCTTTCAATAGGGTTGATGATGATGAAGAAATTATAGTAAAGGCAATGAC contains:
- the LOC121294183 gene encoding vacuolar fusion protein CCZ1 homolog isoform X1, translated to MLMISPRMATGTQEKQYPPLLLNFFVYNPKFGPKEGEEEKKILFYHPNEVEKNEKIRNVGLCEAIIQFTRTFCPTKPAKSLHTQKNRQFFCEPEENFWMVMVVRNPMIEKNNKDGKPVVEYQEEEILDSVYSSVLRQCYNMYKLFNGTFARTMEAGGVDLLKQRLEKFFYRYLQTLHLQSCDLLDIFSGISFFPLDKMTYLKIQSFMNRMEESLNLVKYTAFLYNDQLIWSGLEQDDMRILYKYLTTSLFPRHSEPELAGRDSPMRLEMAGNLLHYGRFLTGPSNLKDPEAKFRFPKIFVNTENTSEELHLIVYKAMSAAVCFMINTSVELTREFCEQLDSLVGPQLTLLASDICEQYSVNRRISGPEKEPQFKFIYFNHMNLAEKSTIHMRKTASVSLTSVHPELMKILGDINSDFSRVDDDEEIIVKAMTDYWVVGKKSDQRELYVILNQKNANLIEVNEEVKKLCATQFNNIFFLD
- the LOC121294183 gene encoding vacuolar fusion protein CCZ1 homolog isoform X2; the protein is MATGTQEKQYPPLLLNFFVYNPKFGPKEGEEEKKILFYHPNEVEKNEKIRNVGLCEAIIQFTRTFCPTKPAKSLHTQKNRQFFCEPEENFWMVMVVRNPMIEKNNKDGKPVVEYQEEEILDSVYSSVLRQCYNMYKLFNGTFARTMEAGGVDLLKQRLEKFFYRYLQTLHLQSCDLLDIFSGISFFPLDKMTYLKIQSFMNRMEESLNLVKYTAFLYNDQLIWSGLEQDDMRILYKYLTTSLFPRHSEPELAGRDSPMRLEMAGNLLHYGRFLTGPSNLKDPEAKFRFPKIFVNTENTSEELHLIVYKAMSAAVCFMINTSVELTREFCEQLDSLVGPQLTLLASDICEQYSVNRRISGPEKEPQFKFIYFNHMNLAEKSTIHMRKTASVSLTSVHPELMKILGDINSDFSRVDDDEEIIVKAMTDYWVVGKKSDQRELYVILNQKNANLIEVNEEVKKLCATQFNNIFFLD